A stretch of DNA from Spirosoma endbachense:
CATATAGCCCTTAATCATTATTACATTCATGCTGTAGAAGCGTCTAAAACGCCGGAGCGAGGGCTGAATAGTGCAGCTATGCTCAGAAAGGTAGCACCAAGGGCCAGTCATTTGGTACATATGCCCTCACACATATACATCCGCACAGGCGACTACCACGAAGGTTCACGAAGCAATTTGCAGGCCGTGAAAGTGGATAGCCTTTATTTGATGGGCGTGTATGCACAGGGGGCGTTCCCGTTGAACTACTTTCCCCATAATTATCACTTATTGGTGGCCACGGCTACCATGGAGGGCAATTACCGGTTAGCGATGGAATCGGCCCGGAAAGTTGCCGAAAATACCAGTAAAAAACTGATGCCTGATCCTGCCTGGAGTACGCTTCAGCATTATTACACCATACCGTATCACGTAGCCATCAAGTTTTCACAATGGGACGAATTGCTTCGTATGTGTCGGGACGATACGGTCAAGCTAAAGTATCCGACCGCCATTCGGCACTATGCCCGTGGCCTGGCTTTAGTTGGTAAACAGCAGCTTCTGAAAGCGAAACTGGAGTTGCAGGAGCTCAACAAGCTGACAGCCGATCCCGATATTGCCAATTTAAAGATAGCAGGCATTAATCCGATGAGCTCAATTCTGGAGATCGCCCGTCGGGTGCTGAATGCCGAAATAATGGCACAGGAAGGACAATTATCATCCAGTATCCGATTATTAAACGAAGCCGTTGCGTTAGAAGACAGACTAAATTATCAGGAACCACCAGACTGGTTTTTTCCGGTACGCCATACGCTTGGCGCTGTTTTGTTGAAAGCCAAACGCTTTAGTGAAGCGGAAGCAGTATTAACTCAGGACCTGACCGTGTTTCCGCGCAATGGATGGGCGTTGTCGGGTCTGCATCAGGCTCAGCTCAGCCAGGGCGCTGTCGAGAAAGCGCAGCAAACACAGACGGTGTTGAATCTGGCCTGGAAATGGGCAGATCAAGACCTGAAAGCTGGAAAACGGAGTGATTAGCCCAGATGCGTTTCTGAATACAAAATCACGTAGTTTGCATTTAGTTTGTACCATTTCTATTTTGATGAGCAGAAATGCCAATCCTGGAAGTCTAAAATAGGCCCATCAGTTTTCTAAACGGCACTCTTTATTGCAACGAATGATCGATCAGTATAAAAAGC
This window harbors:
- a CDS encoding tetratricopeptide repeat protein, giving the protein MKVTVLFLVLLLACKSRQKATDEQTTAQVICRTAPTDKAWYSSGQKAPLFDSLGNLHFPITTRNQEVQRYFNQGLMLAVGFNHAEAARSFYEATRLDSTCAMAYWGFAYVLGPNYNAGMEADNYERAYVAIQQAVKLSATCTAKEKALIDALAKRYTASPVDDRRPYDEAYSIAIKEVHERFPEDADIAALYAESLMDLHPWDLWEQDGQPKPWTPGIITTLETLMANNPGHIALNHYYIHAVEASKTPERGLNSAAMLRKVAPRASHLVHMPSHIYIRTGDYHEGSRSNLQAVKVDSLYLMGVYAQGAFPLNYFPHNYHLLVATATMEGNYRLAMESARKVAENTSKKLMPDPAWSTLQHYYTIPYHVAIKFSQWDELLRMCRDDTVKLKYPTAIRHYARGLALVGKQQLLKAKLELQELNKLTADPDIANLKIAGINPMSSILEIARRVLNAEIMAQEGQLSSSIRLLNEAVALEDRLNYQEPPDWFFPVRHTLGAVLLKAKRFSEAEAVLTQDLTVFPRNGWALSGLHQAQLSQGAVEKAQQTQTVLNLAWKWADQDLKAGKRSD